The genomic region ATGGTTTCAGGATTTCTTGGGTGTGGAACCCACCCACGGCGGACCAGAGTTTGAAATGTTACTTGCCGATGGCAAATTGTTCCTTCAACTCCATCTGAAGGAGGAGGAGCATCACGATCATGGCGTGGAAACCGACGGACCTCTCGGGCACGGTGTAGTTTTTGTTATCTATACCGACGATGTAAAAACACTCTTCGAGAAGGCTAGGGCATTAAACCTAACCATTGTTTCGGAGTTTCACTTCAATGAGGTTGCGAACATGCACGAGTTCACAGTCAAGGACCCAAATGGTTATTCGCTGATGATCTGTCAGATCTGTCAGTCTCAGTGAAAAGCGGGCTAATGAGGACACTGTCGCTTAAGAGGGCGATGAAGCGAAGCCCCTATTCGATACTTCTTATGCCTGCGCACAAGGCTTGCCGACAGAGCCTCGCCTTTCCCTTGGCGTTAGGCTTTCGCCCTTTCTTATCAGTCTCGGCGCGAGCGATCGCTTCCAGCCGCAGCACAACACCATCGGAGCCTGGTGCCCTTCGTCGGCTGGATACTTACGATTGTCTAAGCACTCAAAGCCAGTATTTACGGGAGGCGAGCCTTTCAGAGCTACCTCCATGGTGTGTGCAAGTTGCCTATCAGGGCAATACCACTGCCGCGAAGCTGGATCTGAAGTAGCAGCTGATAATTTAGGAAAACATGTAATTGATTCTTCCATTGCGCGAGCCATCGGGACATGATGGAAGCCTATATCCGCCGTGACTTATGCAAAAGCCATGTATGATTCGCACCTCTGGTTTCCAGCAGGCGATCTTGGAAAAGAAAAACTAGCGTCCAGTAATGCAACTGCACGCTAGTTGGCACCTCGCTCATAAGCTGAGGTCTTACGGTAGTGGCTTTGCAACGTCACCTGCCTGCGGCGATGCTCCTGAAATTACCCGACCGAGGCTGGAGTCGCGGTCAACATCGTAGAGTTCCATGCGACCTATCTCGCTGGTCAGACGCCGCAGCACCGCACCCGTTTCCGGGTCGGTCACTTCCCGCGTCACGCGCTCTACCGAGACGATCGTGCCATTGCGGAAGCCGTCGTTCAAGCCCCGATTGAGCACGACGACATTGCCCTGCACGTCCGCGACCACTGCCTCAACAAATAGTGGTGCACTCGTGGGGGAGGCTGCCACATCACCTGCCGCCGCCGCGACGGCTGCTACTACTTCATCGACAGCTTGTCTCGTGGCGTTAGTGAGCAGCTGCTGCCGGTTGTCAGTTTCACTACCGCCTCCAATACCAAGTACCACCGTGCTCTCGTCTTCCTGGACGGACTCACCAGTTCCTTCGGCCACTGCCAGAATTTCAGCGGTGCTGGTATCGATCAAGCGGGCATTAAGCTGGACATTGGCAGTTGTAGTTGTCTTTTTCTCTCCAAACACCCCGGGGACCCTAAAGCCTCGCCGCTCCTCTTGCACGTCGAATTGGGTCACGGTACCAACGAGCACGGTATCGACGCCTAGGATACGACCGATTTCTGCGGCGGTACTAGCGTCAACGCGCCCTGAGGTGCCGAAGTTCTGCTCGGCAAGGACAGCATTGATGCGGCTGCGCTCGATGACAGAAAACGTTCCGTCTGCAACAAGACTGGTAACGAGAATGTCGCTGGTGCCTTGAGCAATCCCTGGGAAGATGTTCAGCAGTTGAGGAGAACTCACACTACTGAAATCGAAGTCCAAGACGGCGATGCGAAGCTTGCGTTCCACCTGGGCGAGGCGGATACTTTCAGCACGCAGGTTAGGAACGGGAGCCGGGATGAAGAATGCGATGCTACCTGCCGCCAGTAATAAAGCGGCGACTTTGAGCGAAGGTCGTTGAGAGTCAGTCATGAGCAACCGAACCTGATGGGTGACGAACTTTCATGCAAATCTAGCCACGATAGTAGCAGGACTAGAGCAAATACACAAAAGTGAAGACGTCGGGCCGCACAGTGAGGGTAGCTAACTCGTGAAAGCCATGCTCTGAGTAATATCCCGTCCGCCATCGCCATCACAGCTTATTACTACATGTTTAGTTGTACTACTCATTTTCACTCAGCCAGGACTGGATATTGAGAAGGTGACACTTTACTAAGGTATCCAGGCAAACTAGGCGGCAATTGGGGCCCGGTGCTGCAAATTTACTCAGTCGGCACTTTAACAGGCTTGCCATCATTGCCCCAAACTCACTGACCAGTGGCACCTCGATAAAGCTATCTTCGAGATTATTGGCAGGACGAACTATCTCTAGCAAGCCGAGAACCAGCAGTACCTGGCCCTCAACATAGTGATTTACAGATGCTCGTCCTGGCACAAGCACTGGATAGCTTTGGGGTCGATTTCGGTTGCGATCGCAAGGAAAACCTAGGACTATCTATCTGCAGAAAGCTCGGGATTCTAGGGGAAATGTCAGGAGCAGTAGTATTTGGATCCTGGAACCTAAATACGGAGTGCAGTGTCAATGTGGCGGCAATACTAAATTGCACTGACACTTTTCACACTTCGGCGCATTCGTGCGTCTTCCCTTAGAGCATGAGTGGGAAAACTTATGGTTAAGCAACTTATAGAGCGCAATCGCGCCGCTGACGAGCTTTGTCCGCATGCCGGCAACACGTGGCAGCGCATCGAGTGGATTGTAGGCTTCAGTGCGGGCGCGCGCGGCGATAATGCGTGGGAGGGTTCGACAACGGAGTACCACGATGGGTATTTGAGTGGGCGGTGCTGGATTGAGAAATTAATGTTGCCACTTGCCAAAGCCCACCATGCGCCGATTGTGCCGGTGGCCTGAGTAGGCGATCGCAGGCAAAGAAGGCCGCTACTTTTTCAACAACTCGCGCACCAGTCGCAGCTGCATGACCTAGGTGTGAAGTTGGCGCAGTTCCTCGCGCTCGGTCGGGGTGGCTCCCTCACGCATGCCGGTGTCGACCTCGAACTGGCGGACTCAGTTGCGCAGGGCAGATTCGGTCAAATCGAGGTCGCGAGCGACCTTGGGCAAGGGAGTAGGGTCCTTCCTTAACGAGTTTGACGGTATCGAGCTTGAACTCCTGGGTAAACCATCGTCGTATCCGTGGCATGGTAGTTACCTCAAGGAACATTATCATCTATTCTCAGGTGTTCGCCAAACCCCGGGAAGTCCACAACATCTTTAGCTTGCGCAAAGGCGAACTTAAAGGCATTAGAGTCGCCCCGCCCGGATCTAAAGAGAAGCGTTCAGATCTCGGAATATTCTGTCTGCTTCCATGGGCGAAATGGCGTATTCCCGGCTAAGGGAGCGCAAAACTGCTGCCTCCTGGGAAGTTAGTTCCACAGTGACTAAATTAGTCTGGTTCTTTCGGAGATACAGCAGTCGTTCCAATAAATCCTTGTATGCACTGAGGCGAATCTGATCTTCTAAGGAGTGCGGGCGATAGGGACTGAGGAGGTCGGGATCTTCAATCCCTAATTCTTCCAAGACGAGATTGTGTTCGTTATCAGAGATGTCTAGTTCTTTTCGCAGATGATGAAGCCTGTTGAGGCTGTTGGCGGGATTGACATAGCCTTCTGCTAGAAACTCGCGGACGACGCCTTTGTAAGCTTGGCGTTGTTTCTCCCGGGTAAAATCTGGCAACACCTTGGCTAATACATACACCTCATCAGGATTAAGATCTTCTAAGTGTCGCCCCTCTAGAAATCGGGATGAATTTAGCTTCAGTTTTTCCAATTGTTTGCGTAAACTACCGGCCAGTTTTTCTCGGGAATAAAGGGCGGGATTGCGGGCCCAACTTTGCCGCGCCCAAAGCGTGCTGGCTACAAAAATAACAGCATCAAAAAAGACTTCCACCCCGAGAGGAGTTAGGCGCAGGAAGGGACGGCCCGCAAAAAAGAAAAAGAAATTGAATGCCACAAAGGTCGTCAGTACAAAAAAACGATGCTGAACTAAATCGGCACCGATCTTTGGATTCCGTTGCAATTGGTGGATTTTAGCCCGATTGGTCAGCCAGCGCCCGAGAAGGATTGCTGTCAAGGTAAATGCACCCAGTACCAGTGGCACAGCGATGAGTTTAGGAATCCCGATGGGCTGGTCGAATAAATACAGACCGGGTTTCATCAGGGAAGCTAGCTGGTTAGGATCGCGGCTCCACACGCCAGAAAAGTAGTAGCCCCAGTTGCCTGCGTAGAGGTAGTAGTAAACGAAGAAACCCACCATCAACCCTAAATAGCCGTAGCGAGTTAATGATTCTTGGGGAGAACTGATGCTGTCCCAATAGGTACGCTCGGAGTCGATGTCAATACAGGGGCTCTGGCAAGCAACGCAGGCACTTTGTTCGTTGCCCTCAGGGGTTACCGTGCGGCACATCGACTGTGTTGTGCGGCTGTCGCTCGTGTGGGCTTTACTGCCGAGAAGTCCCCGTGGCTCGCTGAAAACGGATTGAACCGGTGCCATAGGGCAAAAGTATTGACACCAGGATTTGCCGCCGTAGAAATATCCAACGGCAATAGATGCAACAATCGTAAAAACCAGCCAGCTGCCCAGCACAAAGCGATTGGCGTCGAAGAATAAGATGCGGCCGCAGAGTCCAACGAACAAGTACGAAAACTGGATGTATTCGTAATTCCGACCAAGCCAGGAATTGGATTTAACCATAGCCAATTTAAACCTAACTGTCCCTGTTTTTTTGTCCTCCCGCCTAAGTATACGCTGTTTTCCCAGGGCGCGTGGAATCTGTGACAAAAACGAAAGGGGACAAATTTGTCGCCAGAGTTCGTGCCCGAAGATGAGCAAAATAAAGATGCCGGAGGGTACGATAGCCCCCCAAAATAACGTTGCTCCAAGGGGGTAAGGTTCTTGAACCATGCACTGTCCCTGTACTGCGACACAGTTATCGGTTAGCCGCAGCGGGCTCCAGAGATGGTCTGGGGTCGTGAGCACAGCTGTCCAGGGATCGTAAAACAGAGAGGCAATGATTAACAGCCAGAGTGTTGTTAAAACCCAGCGAATCCAATGCATTTTTCGCTCTGGTAATTGTGAAGACATTGGCTTTGTGTTTCCCATAACAGTGGTTTCCCACAGATCGGTTAGAACAAGTCGCGATTCTGATGCACTGGTCTGAGTTTGTGAAGACATTGGAAGCCTAATACAAATGAGAGGCGACCAACAGAATGCTCAAACACCAACTCTCCCCATCATTGGTAGCACACTAGATTTAGTTGCCTTCCGCTGAGACGCAATCAAAAAAATACAAACAGACCATACAATACCCTAAGCAACCCATGAGAAATCCCCCCAAAGTCATATTCTTTCATTGCAATGCATGTGTGTGGTTTCGCGCAATTCAAATTCTTTTGAAGCCTTGTAGGGGAATGGCAGTGACGTAAGGATTCAGGTGAGGGGCTTGAAAAGCGAACCTGTGAAGGTAGCTTGAGGACAATGACCCCGCCATTGCCCGAGTTCCCCCAAGACCGCGATGCTCTAGAGCAGATGCCCAAGTCAGCATTTATTGACTTGCTTCTTCAGCAGCAGCAAGGTATCGAGCAGCTCGTCGCCGAGGTCGAACGCCCCAAACTCTGCTCGACTCTGACTCCCAGACCTCCTCGAAGCCCCCTTCCAGCGACCTCATCAAGCCTCCGAGACCCCGGTCAAACCCAAGCCGACCTCCGACCCCCCCCACCGCGCCGACCGGGCGGACAACCCGGTCATCCTGGCAAAACTCGCGAGGGGTTCGGTCACATCGACCGCTGTGTCGTCATCGACCCGCCCGCTGTCTGCCCCATTTGCCAGGGACACACCTGGGAGTCAGCTTGCCCCCGCCTCGGACCTACACTATTGCCCAGTTGGTTGCTCGCCCGTCGAAATCGTCGCCTACCGCCAGCGGCGTCAGACTTGCGCTCACTGCGGCAGCGTCGCAGCGAACGAGCTGCCGTATTCGGTAGTGCCGGGACAGGATTTGTCTGCACCGCTCCAGGGCATGCTGGCTTGGCTGTGACATTACGGGCACCTCTGCTACGAAAGGCAGCAACAGTGGCTGCAGGAGGTAGCGCAGGTGGAGGTCGGTTTGGGGACGCTCGCCACCACCAGCGCGCGAGTGGCAGCGGCCGTGAGCGCCCCCGTGCAGGCGGTGCGCCAGTGGGTCCGGCATCAGCCCCACGTTCGCGTGGACGAGTCTCCCTGGCTGGTGGGTGGTGTCAAAGATTGGCTGTGGGTGCTCTCGGGTCGGGGCTACAGCCTGTTCCACGCCGGAGACCGTCGCAACCGCGACGACCTGGTGCAACTGCTCGGTCAGAGTTTGCAGGAGTGCTTAGTTCCGATGGCTTCAGCGTCTACAACAGCTACCCGGTGGCAGCGCAACAGAAGTGTTTGGCGCATTTGCGGCGGCACTTCCAGAAGGCGTGCAAACTGCCCCAACCCCAGCAGCGGGAGCTGGGGAAGGCGTGCGTAAAGCTGATTGACGAAGCTTTTACACGTCACCGCCAGTGGCGCATCGATGCCGATACCGGCGCCTATGCTCGCTGGGCGGCAGAGTTCTACATCCGCTGGCAGCAAAGCATCGCTCGGTAGTGGGGAGATGCCGGGCACACGGCCGGTCTGCTGTTGAAGTCACTGCGAGAGCAGGAGTTGCAGTGGTGGTACTTCCTCGACCATCCGGAGGTGCCGCCGGACAACAACAGTGCCGAGCGGTCGTTGCGGCTGGCGGTGACGAAACGCAAGGTCAGCGGAGGGTCGCGCTCGTGGTCGGGATTCGAACGGACAGCAGACTTGCTGAGCGTCATCCAAACCTGTCTAGCACAGGGGCATTCGGCGATGGAATGTTTATGAGAGGCGGTGGCACTGGCGGCAAGAGGGCGATCGCAGGAGCTATCCCTCATCCCCGCGTGGAACCAGAGCTAACTCTATATAAATCCCTGCATCTGAATACTTACGTTTCAAAGATGAACTGCTCTCCCTACTCAGCTGCTCTTGGGAAACCTATTGCACAAACTCTCCAGCTCCTAACCAAAGGAGAACTTCCAGACAATCCTTGCCTCATGCCTCGCTAACGACCCCATAGCCTTCGATGCCAATCACTGGAAGTCAGCTACCGCTTGGAGCCCCTTCCTCTTCAAGAATCGGAAGTCTTTGGACCACTGATGACGATGCTTAGGCGGCACTTGCTTGCCCAGTTCCTCACGCCTGATTCCACTGGTCGCCGTCCCGAACCGATCGTGATTGTGGACTTCACCACCTGTACCAAAGAAGTTAGGTTAAAGCACTTTTGTCGTTTACTTCACTACTTCCATGACTGCTTTGGACTCTACGGGGTGGTGCTATATCTCTGATGAGGGCGGTATCTCTGCTGAGGTCGGTGGCACAACCCCTTGTCTCTAGCTATATTCCAGGTAAAGGCACTACCTCACCTGCGCAGCTGGCTTTGTATGCTTCTCAAGCTGGCCAACCCTCGTTACCGCCAAGATTTCGTCCAAGTGCCCGTTGATGGAGGACTCGCCAGTCGTGAATTCTTCCTCAGATCGAGAAAAAAATTGGATTCCGCTCATGTAAGCTCTGCTGTCAATCGTTCCTTGATGAATAGTCGTCAAGTCCGGGAATTTCACAACTGCTCACAACCGGAGAATCTAAAGGATGTGCCCATTCCGGTCTGGGTGACTTGGTTTTACCAAAAACGGTCCAATGGCACCTACCGCGATCTATTCTTGCTTCCACACCGACCCCTGTCGAACAGCCTTCATGATTACCGAGGGTCGAAGCGTTGTCGCATTTGTCGCATAAAGGGGTTTTTTTCAAGACGCTGAAGCAGCGTTTTGGGCGCAGAGCTTTCCAGTGCGCCTTCTATAGGCATTGCTGCAGTTGGTACTCATGCTCGTGGCTGGCGTATCTGCTGAGTCATGAGGTTGCTCTCACTCAAGGAACAGCGGTTTATCCCAATTGGCGAGCAGCGGCAGAGCAGGCAGTAGAAATTTTTTTGGCCTCACTGCTGCTCTGGAGGCATCAGCGAGAGCGAATCAGGTCTCAACAGCAGGCATGGTCTGGCTTTGAACTATCTTTCCTCAATTCCCCTTGAGGGTTTGCAAAATGTCAGTCAACCCGATCTTGGAAAGCGACAACGAGTTGGGAATGCAACTGTCTATTCATTGTTCTCAATTGCCTGTAGCGGTAACGCACACTACAACATAGTTGTAGTAAATGGGGCAATCTATCACCATGAAAGCGTGTATCGCTTTTCCGCCGCTTGCGTGCCCGTTTGTGCTTAAGCGTCCCCTGTGGGAAGTGCTTGGTTCGGTGCGTTTGAGTTTGTACCTTGACTCCTCCAGAAGGGTTCCCCACCTCGTTGCAGAGTGGGGATTTTTTTTGCGCGATCGCCTCGGGTTGCTGCTGAGCAGACGGACGAGTTATGAAAAGAAAGACGACCTCACGAGACGGGTAACGATGGAGACGCGACGAATTGCAGCCGTTTTGCGCGACGGCCAACCGGACGAGACGGTAATGGTGCGCGGGTGGGTACGCACCAAGCGCGAACTCAAGGGATTTGCGTTT from Rubidibacter lacunae KORDI 51-2 harbors:
- a CDS encoding VOC family protein translates to MQSTTMLFVEDVEMTSRWFQDFLGVEPTHGGPEFEMLLADGKLFLQLHLKEEEHHDHGVETDGPLGHGVVFVIYTDDVKTLFEKARALNLTIVSEFHFNEVANMHEFTVKDPNGYSLMICQICQSQ
- a CDS encoding 4Fe-4S binding protein encodes the protein MVQEPYPLGATLFWGAIVPSGIFILLIFGHELWRQICPLSFLSQIPRALGKQRILRREDKKTGTVRFKLAMVKSNSWLGRNYEYIQFSYLFVGLCGRILFFDANRFVLGSWLVFTIVASIAVGYFYGGKSWCQYFCPMAPVQSVFSEPRGLLGSKAHTSDSRTTQSMCRTVTPEGNEQSACVACQSPCIDIDSERTYWDSISSPQESLTRYGYLGLMVGFFVYYYLYAGNWGYYFSGVWSRDPNQLASLMKPGLYLFDQPIGIPKLIAVPLVLGAFTLTAILLGRWLTNRAKIHQLQRNPKIGADLVQHRFFVLTTFVAFNFFFFFAGRPFLRLTPLGVEVFFDAVIFVASTLWARQSWARNPALYSREKLAGSLRKQLEKLKLNSSRFLEGRHLEDLNPDEVYVLAKVLPDFTREKQRQAYKGVVREFLAEGYVNPANSLNRLHHLRKELDISDNEHNLVLEELGIEDPDLLSPYRPHSLEDQIRLSAYKDLLERLLYLRKNQTNLVTVELTSQEAAVLRSLSREYAISPMEADRIFRDLNASL
- a CDS encoding CsgG/HfaB family protein; protein product: MTDSQRPSLKVAALLLAAGSIAFFIPAPVPNLRAESIRLAQVERKLRIAVLDFDFSSVSSPQLLNIFPGIAQGTSDILVTSLVADGTFSVIERSRINAVLAEQNFGTSGRVDASTAAEIGRILGVDTVLVGTVTQFDVQEERRGFRVPGVFGEKKTTTTANVQLNARLIDTSTAEILAVAEGTGESVQEDESTVVLGIGGGSETDNRQQLLTNATRQAVDEVVAAVAAAAGDVAASPTSAPLFVEAVVADVQGNVVVLNRGLNDGFRNGTIVSVERVTREVTDPETGAVLRRLTSEIGRMELYDVDRDSSLGRVISGASPQAGDVAKPLP